The window AACGGCGGGCGGAATTGTGCTCCCAGCCGTGGCACAGAACAAGTCGCGAGAGGGACGGGTGCTGGCGGTGGGGGATGGGCGCAGGCTCGCGAACGGCTCTAGGATTCCGCAACAGATTCGCGAAGGGGATCGGATCGTCTTCGGCGGCTATGCCGGCGTCGAAGTCCAGGTCGATGGCGAGTCGATGCTCATCATGAACGAAGACGACATCCTGGCGATTGTCACTTAGCGGTGGCTAGGAGTGTGG is drawn from Pirellulales bacterium and contains these coding sequences:
- a CDS encoding co-chaperone GroES, which produces MKVIPLGTNVVVRRLEADEKTAGGIVLPAVAQNKSREGRVLAVGDGRRLANGSRIPQQIREGDRIVFGGYAGVEVQVDGESMLIMNEDDILAIVT